The nucleotide sequence ccaaaaaaaaaatgcttttaaatctatgtaatctttataaataataagtatgcatttttatataaaatacagaaataccagttgtaaaaatgtcattaaaaaacggacccctgtccaaccgacgcaagcaagcacaccctacaatttccccagaaattgtaccctctctagttctgctTGATGTGACGCAGAAGGAAAGTTGACGACTAGCAGTGAGTCCGCTGGAGTCCACGCTTACCGAAATCCCAAGTCCAGTAACTCCACTCAGATCAAGCACATTTATGCAGACTTGTCCTACCGCAACCGGGATGAATGAGTTCAACACGCTGGTGACTCACGGATGCAAGATTATTGTCCGTTGTAGATTTTCTTCATGGGAGGCTCACCATCTTTGCCGTCTGCTTGCATGAAACGTAGCTTCAAGCATTCGAACATTTACTCCTCGGTCAACTTATGAAATAGCAACAAATAAACCACAGTCTACCTGTGTAGACAGAATGTAACATAAAACACTTTAGTTTTTCTATTCTTGTTTCGCTCACTGGCTCAGTCTTGCTAACATCATTCTTCGAGCTCTCATCTCTGCAACCTACGTTTCTTCCCGCCACAGGAAGAGCTACAgccattctgattggctgatacAACCATAGTATCTTAAAGTACCAGGATACCTTTTTAACATTTTAATCAGATAAAATCATAGATTTAGTAACTAATATAAATTTTACTCAAGTAAGTTTTaactaaattatatttattttttaacctGGGTTAcacaaataaatgacaacaTATTTTGTAATAAATAAACTAATTTAGAGATCAAGTAACTTTATTTTCTTATATAGAGAACAAGAGAGTGGCATTGACTCTTAATATGATTTCATGCTTCATGCCTCCCCTCCAATTTTCTGACAGACCAAAAATGACTCATTCTTCAGTTTGAAAAGTGCAACTGTGCATTTATTTCCAGTTAATTGTAATAACATTACGTAGAGCAGCCATTACAATATTACAAAGATGTGTGTCCCCAAAAGTGtagccaaattctttccggtgaaaataagaacaattatgagtttcactgaatgcatttgatcattttattaacattgttggcatgaaaaacacagaaaatgaagtaaaatgaagcacagaagtgtgatgcaagggtatgtgaaatcaccaacacttgactaagtaaggacacgatttattgtaaatggctaaaacatCCATTCGcgtcatcaaatcaaatttatttgtatagccctttttacacgcaagcatgtcacagagggcttcacatatgcccatagaactgcccctcaaccaacctaaaccctcaaggaagacaaggaaaaactcccaaaaaactctcaacaggagaaaaaaaaaattgaagaaaccttgggaggagcaattcagagagggatcccctcctccagagacggttggtgggagagaggagcagaacacaggctaaacatagtcatacagtgtcgatgggtttttaaaacaccaaaatccattattcaactttatagatgtaggacaggaccgggagactcgcgaccaggtccagcgttggctgaccgacgaccaggcaggtgctgacaactcaaaccccccacaccacaagggatgtgtgtggggggggacagagagaggagagcagggattagagaatgccaggagcagctaacagttacagtcataatagaatgagatccccaccggtcaagtgtggactggtgcagcaatttaacagagcaaaaaaggggaatttgatgcaaccccacacaccaagacagcgacagcccccctcatttggaacatgaaatctgttccaggggaagagaactctaaaataagttatacttaaagaataaggatggaaacaacccgtcccccgttgcctccaactagtaacatacttacctttaacagtcgtagaattgactaaacaataacgtttttaacctaattttaaacgtcgaaacagtatcagactccctaattgagacgggtagtttattccagagaagaggcgctctatatgagaacgccctacctccagctgtttttttcctaattttgggaaccaccagatagccggcatcttgagatctaagtgtccttgcggggcaatagggtgcaaggagaccgaagaggtacagtggtgccaatccatgcagagatttgtaggttagtagtagaactttgaagtcagctctggcttggatagggagccagtgtagagagacaagagtagatgttatgtgatcaaactttcttgttctagtcaatagtctagcagcagcattttgcacccgctgtaaattttttaggtgggtaattgggaggccagagaacaacacattgcagtagtccaatcgggacgtaacaaatgcatgtattagtttttcggcatcatcctttgagagaaattttcgtattttggcaatattacgtagatggaaaaatgcagttctagtaatttgcttaatatggtactcaaacgaaaggtctgggtccattgtgactcctaaattttttactagctggttttgagagactttgacgccgtctaggtctaaggtcagattggaaaaattatttctatattttttaggaccgaaaatttgaacctcggttttatccgaatttagaagaaggaaatttgcagtcatccaagctctcaacctagaaacacatttttccatagcatgtggaaattctccagactttatagacatatatagctgagtatcatctgcataacagtgaacatttctagagcttctaattatgtttcctaaaggcagcatatagagagaaaataacagagggcctagaactgaaccctgtggtactccatattttacagtggagctcctggatgagcagccatcatagtggacatattgtgatctatcggatagatacgatctaaaccactgaagtgatgtaccagaaatcccaacatagttctccatacgttccacgagaatctcatgatccaccgtgtcaaaagctgcacttaggtctagaagcaccaggacagagaaagaaccctaaccctcagaggctaacagtagatcattgactaccttggctaatgcagtttcagtgcgaAATcctgactggagaggttcataaagctgatttgaggaaaggtgctcagtgagctgttgtgccacagccttctcaaaaattttggagataaacgacaaatttgaaattggcctgtagttgctaagacagcctggatccaggtttgtttttttaagaaggggcttaataatagcttgtttgaaatcgttggggacttggccaattacaatagattcattaataatactaagcatgggtggtccaataatagggagaagttccctacagagtttggcagggagaggatcgagaaggcagctagtgggtttcgaggagtctatcagctcgatgaacgcttccatagaaatagggttaaagtgagtgagagcctcaacatgcagcatgcttggtataggggaaagttcagtgttgatggccactcctccaggactagtctgtagtttgtcccttattgcatacatttttggtcaaagaaatctaagaaatcattgggagagaaatctgaactaacacagagtgtacttttcttagtgagatttgcaacagtgtcaaataggaacttagtgttgtgtttgttcttactaatcaacctagagaaataatctgatctggacctaatgaggacttgcttgtactccattaggctgtccttccaggccaggcggaaaacctcaaatttagtggtacgccacttatgttctagttttctagtgagCCTCTTAAGAGTGctggtttcctctgaataccatggagccagtttcttgtcctttcttttccttggtttgagaggggcaacagagtctagggatagctgaagaaccaaattcagatccctcgttttagtatttaatgatttatttgatgtcatgatgagattgactcctgcccatgcatttacagtaacgttttgtcctaagcaggcattaattaaactgacctaatatactctttattaagaacaatgtatttacattacactagactgtgtcagtaagcaacataatttttcttatgcgtagactacatgcggcaatccttacaaaacatgacaacattttcattgtcaaacacaagccattcccgacccgtcagccatttggcattacattttcttttcttcgtttctctagtgctatcgcccccagaagtttgtcctaaccacctccgcattaagttaactttttactttactttactactctagctagctcttattacctcctatgatccgctatgcttcgtttgacttcttccttgtgttttctggtggacgctccgttcgtttccacggtttctcgcgccggtttcacttcaactgcacgcagccaatgggcgtataaaacgttatcacgtagcattacggcacagtgttcatgggaaacttaggaagtactgccagggcgataaatgaccgagaaccatgccgagaacagagccttatgtatcattcatctaatgcctcatgtatcaccggccaaactggctagtgagtttttattaacacccgccaaaatgaattttaacccgcatttggcgggtgttaatttagaaccctgtctacaacgttaccggcagtagaagatggaatcgcgattcaaacagtagtgTAATGGAAATGAGCTGGGGGCCCATTTAATTAGTGGGTGCAGGTGTGGCTGATTATAggggggatagaggaggggtTAAAAGGGGGACTGGGCCGAGGCAGAGAAGGCTGGTCGGAGTGGAGCATTCTGAGACGGGTGGTGAGTGTTCGCAGTCACCAGGACTGCCGGCGACGAAGTTAGTGAGCGAGAGGGGTCAGGGTTCCtgtggcaggaggggaggaataGTTTGCCTCCTGTAGAAGCTATAGGGCGGGGGAAGTAGGAGAGCGCTCCGTTGTTAATTGACGACTTGACCGCAACTACTTAAGCCGAGAAGCCGACAACGCGTCCAGCCAACGTTCTCCCCGGGAAGTGGACGACGTCCCAAGCTTAGACCCCGGGGGAGGGTCTCGCCAAGCGGCGAGCTAAGTATATTTCTATTGACTGTTGTCCTGTCCACTTTTAGTTAGCTTTATTAAATTACCTGGCGGTGGGAGAGAACAGGGTGTAGTTGGGTCTCCCCTATACACGTGTGACGTAGGTGTGTTTTCGAGTGAGTGCCAGAGTGCAGTGGCGTTGGGGTGTCTACTGGGGGTTTTGCCCAGCTTGAGGGTGCCATGCTTTCACCGAGTTGGGGAGGGTGGTCTAGGGAGAGCCCAACTTCCTTAAATGCCTGTGTAGCCTGTGCGGTGCCCTGGAGTATTCCTCCCAGGCTTATGAATTTTAGAGAACCATTGTACCTAATAAAGACCTTTATATTGTTACCACCCTTGTACCTGTGTTCTTCCAGGCTGACATACAATACTTAGCAGTAACTTCCTGCTTCACGAACGAACCTACATTtattacagtacatacacacacttacacttaagtcatagaattgactaaacaagaacgtttttaacctaattttcaATGTCAaaacagtatcagcctccttaattgagacaggtaatttgttctaGAGAAGAGGTgttctatatgagaacgccctgcctccagctgtttttttcttaattttgggaaccaccagatagctggCATCTTGAGAtccaagtgtccttgcggggcaatagggtgcaaggagaccagagaggtaaGGTGGTGCCTTACCtaagatttgtaggttagtagtagaactttgaaatcagctctggcttggatagggagccagtgtaaagagatgagagtagatgttatgtgatcaaactttctggttctagtcaatagtctagcagcagcattttgcacccgctgtaaattttttaagtAGGTGATttggaggccagagaacaacactgcAGTAGTCCAGTCgggatgtaacaaatgcatgtattagtttttcagcatcatcctttgagaagAATTTCCGTattttggctatgttacgtagattgaaaaatgcagttctggtaatttgcttaaccctcgtgctgccttcgggtcacatgacccaaaggttcataacgaaccatcgttgtgtttacccaattttacccaatacaaaaacaaataaaaataattttcttttaaccttcgcaatgtggggggtctgagacagcccaacggttaaaagaaaatgcttcactttgtttttgtatgcggtaaagttgtcgcaatacgacggtgggtcacacggctgatgggtcagaacgacccgaagataacacaagggttaatatggtactcaaacgaaaggtctgggtccattgtgactcctagattttttaccagctggctttgagagactttgacgccatctaagtctaaggtcagattggataaataatttctgtattttttaggaccgaaaatgtGAATCTCTGTTTTATTCGAATTGAGAAGAAGGAAATACAATTACATGTTCCCTCCCAATTTTACTCTTTTATTTTTTAGAGTAACAATGGCTTTAACGTATAACTCATGTACTTATTGCACATGTTGAACtaaaaatgctatttattgtaTGGCTTGGTACCAGAAAGATGAACTTTTTACTGACCTGAGCTACTGTATGCTCAACGTGTAGGAGCTTTCAGCTCAGCCCAGTTCAGTACGTAGTTCTGGGTAGGAAGTGTATGTCCAAAGCAGTTCCAGAGTTGGCCCACAGGTATCCGCGACTGGTCGCCGTGCCAGTCCGTCCACTAATGTGAACAGGATCTCAACCTTCTTAACACGAATAATATCTGACCCTGTGACAAACCTTAACATCCTTCTAAGTCCTGCATCATCCAGTCCTCGGATGTACTGTTGCAGGAAACGGTAGCTCTGGTTTTCTGCTTGAGTTTTAGGAGATGCTTGCAGCAACTTCAAAAGCTTTCTTGTTGTTGGCTTTTTATTCGCATACATTTGGAGTACTTCTTGTGGCCTCACAAATGCTTCTTTTAGGAAGTGGCTAGCAactaataatttttttttttcgccTGCATATGTTGGTTTTTGGATTAACTGCTTGTGTGCCATTTTTAGAAGGAGGCCTTtaaatttttgtttttgtttttttctaacATCACTTCAGATGTGTCTGATAATGCAGTCGCATCAACTTCCTTACAATCTGGTGACAGGATGACAACAGTTTGAGTAACTTGCTCATTTTCTTCATGTGTGTCTATCAGTTGTACATCATTGTTTACATCAGATTTTTCCCCATCATATCCTCCTTCATCTTCATCTGTCAGGCTCTTAGTACACAGGTAGAATCTTAACACTCCCATTCCTAGTGCTATGTATAGTTCCCCAACTGTGATATCTTCATCAAATACAGCTTCCTCTTGATAGTCTAATATGTCATGACTAAGGGTCTCACATGTTCCAAATTTACTTTGCCCATTTGGGAAGAATGGCAggcgacttctcctccttctttgagaaaaaagttgccgacattggccgggtttcccagattcgatcgTTCTTAAGGACTTAAGAAGGTCTCTTAAGAAGGGGTCGGCTAAGAAGGAGCACTAAGATAGGGGTGTTTCCCAGGCGCGTTCTTAACTGCCTTCTTAAGATCCCGCCAAagaagcttcttaagaagctcttacagtgcgttcacactgcagcgttttttaacgctctgcatcgcttgccttcccacagtacaccacgctcgggggcgtgttagacaagttaatacagagttgtagttctctaaggtcactgttgtagtcatggccaagcgtgcagatttgggttcatgtactcacaatatcgatcaaaataccacttttacacaacatttatgtaagtgcaagattttactagtgcaagattacagtagaatacatgttacgccaccggtcactcaaccagtcgtttgtaggctgggctagcagtggcacagaacagtcacgtaatgtgacgagactgaatttaaaagtaggctataaaaacacactaggaacaatgacgacatcggcaaccatgcaccatgcattattagtttaatgtaatctttaaattcaggctcgtcacattagtaactttgttctgaacagaactgggtgtgcagacacatacgaaaagtttctcctccatcttgaaattgtgaaacctagaaatgtttatcatgaccaaaggttgctacgttacaagaaacaagaaaacaatccgattggccaacgctagcgttttcacgctcctcatttacataaagttgagaaaatccaacttgcaacgctccgctccgctcgccttcccacaatgccctacgcgagcgtcaacgcctggtttcattgaaaatgaattggaagccgacgccacgcgccgcccgctccgctgcagtgtgaacgcactgttagtggGACCTGTCCACCGCCGTGGTGTTGAAACTAAATCAATCGATGCCAGGCAAATCGATCACCCACCACTTTATCAACGCAGAAATCACACACAATACCCTGTGGTCCCCACACACAGGTGCAATTAGGctctgcgtgcgcgtgtgtatgtgggaTCACAGCTAACAGGTGTATTCAAGTAGTAATCAAGTCCATTAACGCATATATACCCCCCTGTGGCTGGGCACACACATGTGAGAATGGAGAAAACAACCAGCAAACGTAGCAAGAGATCACCCTCGTTTACCCCAGAGGAGATGGACGTATTGGTGGACGAGGTCGGCCAGCACCGTGATGACCTATTTGGGGGAATAAAGGGCAAAAAAAACATAGTACTGAAGAACCGAATTTGGCAGGCAATAGCCCAAAAGAGGTCCCCCTCTAGTCCCTGTGGCCTGCGAGACTGGGGTGCTGTAAGAAAAAAGTGGCAGGAGTTCCaaagccaaaaaaaaaaaaggtgcaaAGGTGAGGCTAGAGACCATGGGCACGGGTGGTGGCGCACTATGTGCTACAATCCTCACTCCCGACGAGGAAAAAGTGTTGTCAATAATTGGAAAGACGGCCTCTGAAGGCATTGGTGGAGGCATCAACCTTCTGGGGGACGAGGGCCTCTCAGGAaacagtgaggaggaggagccatcTGGGAGCAGAGCGGCGACATGTACGTCCCCAGGAGAGGACCACCCCCCACAACCGAGCGCCAACCAGCAGGGCCCGGTGTCCGCATGCGGGGAGGCTTAAGATGGCGGCCCCCCATAACGACCTGCACCTGCAGCGAGACGCTAGTGCGTCTCGAGAGGGAGAAACTGGTGGTGCTACGGGGGATAGACAGACTGCCCTCCAGGAAAAAATGGTGCAGATAAAGCGCCAGAGGTTGGAGCTGCACCAGAGACAGCTGGCACTTGCCGAGGCGCAATTCAACCGTCCCTCCATCTCGGTCCCAATAATCCTCCCCCAGGTTGGAGGTAAGgggcattaaaaaaaaattcctCCGCATTGCACAATGTATCCCGTTCAATTTCACTAATCAATCTCCCTTCATTGCAGGTGATGCAGACGCCCAGTAAAACAGCGGTGCCACTGCTTTTTGTTtccctttgttttttttaaataaactacTTTTCCCTTTCAACCATGTGTTGTGTGGATCATTTTGCGTCATTTCCTAGCtatcaaggccgtaatcatcaatacatattgggggggacacatccccccccaatattcaaatctggtcaaaatgtcccccccaatatattgatataatgtgctacgacaggcaaccacgcacgctgtccgaaattatcataaataTAATtcgccccccccaatgttgactccatggctacggccttgagcCCTATACATGATAGTTGAtatgggttgtgtgatggtagtgggtttattgttgggAGTAGGGTGGTGCTGATATCGGTGCTTGGTGACTGGTGGTGACGGTGTAGGGGCTGATAGACATCAAAAGAAATTGAAAAGCTCCTCTCTGGTCTGGACACCAGCTTGGTGGAGTGCTGCTCGGGATTCGCGGGGGGCGAGGTTGGGGGCTTCGTCTTCCGATGATTCCCCATCTTCATCCACAGGAGGCGGCTCATCTGCTCCAACGCACACTGCTATGTTGTGCAGCATGGCTGTGACAACAATCCCGCGGCAACATTTCACAGGTGACAAGCGCAGCCCCCCCGACGAACGATGGATACACCGGTAACGACACTTCCACCTGCCAAACACCCGTTCAATGtgggtcctggtgtgtgtgtgggcctcattgaacctctcctcctgtggtgTTGCTGGGTTGATCATCGGTGTCACGAGGTAACTCCGGAGAGGGTAGCCACTGTCCCCGAGGAAGATGCTCCTGCCGAACTCTCCTCTGCCAGCCTTCTGCCCCACAGCTGAGTTGGCCCACACAAAGCTGTTGTGTGTGCCACCTGGCAACGATGTCCGTGATGAGGCCATCGTGGTCCACTGCCACCTGGGTGTTGATGGCAGCgtaatgtttcctcccaatccagcaCAGATCCACCAGGGAAGGATTGGGATCAGTGTGCCATCCACGACACCAATTACCCGGGGGATCCCagccatggcatgaaatccacTGTGGACCTGGCGGACCTCGTCCTGTGTGGTGGGCATTCGGATGTGTGTCCGGGCATTGCGCAGGAGGATCGGTGTCATGGCTGCCACACTCCGTGAAACCGATGATTTGCTGAGGCCGGTgccgtcccccaccacctccaggaAGCTCCCCACTGCGTAAAAACCCAGCGCGGCCAGGAGCTGCACCTCCGGATGTGTGGTGACACTAGCGTGATGAGGCGTTGGATCTCCACACGGGGAAGCCGGTACTTGGACTGGACAGCCCGGTCCAACAGCACATTCAGTGGGGAGAAGTGCTGACGCACATAGGCATTTATATAAACTGTTTGGCTTCACGCACGGCGACGCTGTTGATTAGCAGCGAGAATAtgctgtattgcagccatggtgtctcacacgcgtggacttcagcaacgcctttatatagactagcaggtggagcctctcttgatgaggttccagccgagttcaattacacctgtcagtttccctgatatctgtgaaataccacagggttgttgatgattttatagctaatgtaaactcatatgccgaatgtgtgtgacaacgtaatgagtgatagtaatgatgattcattttatttatgtgctacaggaacacatgggcaactatttatttttatatctttatttttcttcttatgctattatttttcttgttctgcagctgtgggtgcacatttatcatcacgcatggttttagtattcctttgagtgtcagatataactttccctgatgcggctgcagtgagcgtttggtcgctaagaaggctgttaagagtgggtcaggctgatcttacatttccttcttagtgaaagatcttaagctaagaacgactctgggaaacacgtccttctttcacagctctcttagaacgctcctaagaagctcttagcgcttaagagcttcttaacgaatctgggaaacccggccattagcAGTCAGTTCCCTGAGCCCAActttcctacccactcaccctctatgactgacccaactaaatgtctaatatctttctctcccctgtccgaggcagagatctctgacctcattctctctcaacgccccacctcctgtcccctctcctctctttcaaaccatctctaaatcataacttttcttctccatgtccttaactcctctcttccttccggcaccttcccctctgccttcaaacaggccagagttacccctctactcaaaaaaccctcccttaaccctgccgtcctccagaaagGGAGTTAGATGAACTAACTAAAGTTTGGGAGGAAGACagcgcaccaagactcctcctctactccaatcAAGTAACTTGCATCAGCCTAGCGAAAGCATGGAAGAATGTGCACCAACTCCAATCAACTTCATACGCATCAGCCTAGCGAAAGCACAGAAGAATGCGACCAGACTCCCCATATCAATTACGAGGTTTGTATAAAGTGTCTTCCGT is from Osmerus eperlanus chromosome 27, fOsmEpe2.1, whole genome shotgun sequence and encodes:
- the LOC134013578 gene encoding putative nuclease HARBI1 encodes the protein MTAAETSVTTHPEVQLLAALGFYAVGSFLEVVGDGTGLSKSSVSRSVAAMTPILLRNARTHIRMPTTQDEVRQVHSGFHAMAGIPRVIGVVDGTLIPILPWWICAGLGGNITLPSTPRWQWTTMASSRTSLPGGTHNSFVWANSAVGQKAGRGEFGRSIFLGDSGYPLRSYLVTPMINPATPQEERFNEAHTHTRTHIERVFGRWKCRYRCIHRSSGGLRLSPVKCCRGIVVTAMLHNIAVCVGADEPPPVDEDGESSEDEAPNLAPRESRAALHQAGVQTREELFNFF